A window from Scleropages formosus chromosome 17, fSclFor1.1, whole genome shotgun sequence encodes these proteins:
- the ccn1l2 gene encoding cellular communication network factor 1, like 2, with protein MLPLEGIRQYGLLFLVLLVYVTASQTDAKCPEQCSCPASPPVCPPGVSWATDACGCCRVCARQFNEDCSPNQPCDHIKGLQCQMGAGGDPERGLCRAEAQGRPCEFDGRLYQHGEDFQPSCQHRCSCMDGVIGCMPLCPHQIPLPDWHCASPRLTRPLGRCCEEWVCDDSNRIEEEAEAPPPHPNAISKELPLPGLSLAGSGATFQEWTSQLESQISLPSACFPQTTDWSECSATCGMGVSGRVTNSNAECRLVRESRLCQVRPCDQIEALGLKKGKKCQRTIRPKEPLRITFAGCSTARLYRPRSCGSCSDGRCCTPSLTRTARLRFLCPDGESFTRRFMWILRCRCRPGCRAERRPSGPSVNLHNDIHTFAN; from the exons ATGCTTCCCCTGGAGGGTATCCGGCAATACGGTCTTCTGTTCCTGGTTCTGCTTGTATACGTCACGGCATCCCAG ACGGATGCCAAATGCCCTGAGCAGTGCTCCTGCCCCGCCTCACCGCCCGTGTGCCCCCCAGGAGTCAGCTGGGCCACAGACGCCTGCGGCTGCTGCAGGGTTTGCGCCCGGCAGTTCAATGAAGATTGCAGCCCCAACCAGCCCTGCGACCACATCAAGGGCCTGCAGTGCCAaatgggggctgggggggaccCAGAGCGAGGCCTGTGCCGAG CTGAGGCACAGGGCCGTCCCTGTGAGTTTGACGGACGCCTCTACCAGCACGGAGAGGACTTCCAGCCCAGCTGCCAGCACCGATGCAGCTGCATGGATGGCGTCATTGGCTGCATGCCTCTGTGCCCCCACCAGATTCCGCTGCCCGACTGGCACTGCGCCAGCCCGCGCCTCACACGCCCGCTGGGCCGCTGCTGTGAGGAGTGGGTGTGCGACGACAGCAACCGCATCGAAGAAGAGGCCGAGGCCCCTCCGCCCCACCCCAATGCCATCAGCAAGGAGCTGCCGCTGCCCGGACTCAGCCTTGCCGGCTCAGGGGCCACATTCCAAG AGTGGACATCCCAGCTCGAATCCCAGATCTCGCTTCCTTCGGCATGTTTCCCGCAGACCACCGATTGGTCGGAATGCTCCGCCACATGTGGGATGGGCGTGTCCGGCCGTGTGACCAACAGCAACGCAGAGTGCCGACTTGTGCGAGAGAGTCGACTGTGCCAAGTGCGGCCGTGTGACCAGATAGAGGCCCTAGGGCTCAAG AAAGGTAAGAAGTGTCAGCGCACAATCCGGCCGAAGGAACCGCTCCGGATCACGTTCGCTGGCTGCTCCACGGCGCGGCTCTACCGGCCTCGTTCCTGCGGCTCCTGCTCGGACGGCCGCTGCTGCACGCCTTCGCTGACCCGCACGGCGCGGCTGCGCTTCCTGTGCCCCGATGGCGAGAGCTTCACGCGCCGCTTCATGTGGATCCTCCGGTGCCGCTGCCGCCCCGGCTGCCGGGCCGAACGCCGGCCCTCGGGGCCCTCTGTCAACCTCCACAATGACATCCACACGTTCGCCAACTGA